A stretch of DNA from Halorubrum sp. BOL3-1:
CGATCGTCAACTGGATCGCCGCGTTCCTGCTGCTCGGCCTGTTCGGGACCGGTGTAACGGTCGCCTACGTGACGACCGCGCTGCTCGCGGCGATCGTCGCGGGCTTGGTCATCGGCACGCTCGACCTCGACGAGTACATCAAGGACGTCCGGATCACGGCTGGGGGCCGCGAGATCGCGACCGACGGCGGAACGACTCCTTCGGACGCCTCGAAGGCGGCCGACGCCGCGTCCGGCTGTAGCGAGTGCGGAACCACCGCGGCGAACCGGACGCACAGGGAACGGGTGACCGCGGCCGGGGAGGGCGCGCTCTCCTTCTTCCGCGACACGCTCCCCTACATCGCCGTCGGGATCGCGATCGGCGCGCTGATCCACGGGGCGGTGCCCGCCGAGTCCCTCCAGCGGATCGCCGGGCCGGGGAACCCGCTCGCGACGCCGATCGCCGCGCTCGCTGGCGCGCCGATCTACGTGAGCCTCAGCGGGATGTTACCGATCGCGCACTCGCTCACCGAGGCGGGCATCCCGATCGGGACGGTGATCGCGTTCGTCATCGGCGGCGCGGGGATCAGCATCCCGAACCTAATCTTGTTGAACAAGCTGTTCGAGCGGCGGCTGCTCGCGATCTACGCGACGACGGTCGTGACGATCGGTATCACGGTCGGCGTACTCTTTAACACCGTCTTCGTCGGCCTCCTCTGAGCCGACGAGCGCCCGTTTCTACAGCGATCGAGACCCGTCGAGCGCGACGAGGACGGCGTTCGCGCGCGGCGTAGCGCGGTACATCCGCCACTTGCCCTCCTTCCGGCGCGTGACGAGACCGGCGTCGGTGAGCTTCGAGAGGGCGTGGCTGATCGCGCTGTCGCTTACGTCCAACAGCGGCGAGAGCTCGCAGACGCACAGCTCGTCGCTCTCGCCCGCGTGGAGCATTCGGACGATCTTGTACCGGGTCTCGTTCGCGAGCGCCGACAGCAGATCGACGTCGGTCTCCAAGTCCGACCCGCCGACGCTCTCGTTCAGTTCTTCCAGCTCTGCGAGCCGCTTAGAGAGGTCCTCGTCCGTACAGGAGCCGCACTCGTCGGCGACGTACCGCTGGAGCCGATCGGTCGATGACATACCCACAGTTGAACTGATGTGTGATTAAGCGTTGTGGACAGACAGCGGTTGTACGACGTACGTGAGTGCTGTAATGAAATAAGTACTCATTCCGATCCCGTCCGAGAGAGTATCCCGTTCCGAACCACCCAGTGAGACGATCGTTCCGGTCCCGACCGCGACATCGCGGAGGTAGAACGGCACCGCAGGGAGAGCGATTGTCCGTATTATTGCGATTTATCGGGTTGAAACGGTTCCTACGGTGAGCTGATGCGTGTGCCTCCGGCGGCTTCGCCGGCTAACAGAACATCGGATATGCGGTGTCCGCGGCCGCGGCGACAACGCGGAGACGCCCGGCCGAAGGGCTTATAATCGTATGAGGTTTTACTCAAACGAGTCGATCGCGACGGGCGCTCCACTGTGCCTCGCCGCGAACAACGGTTCAGACGACTGCGACCGACCACACACCATGACCGAACTCACCCTGTACGAAGAAGCGATGTGTTGCTCTACCGGCGTCTGCGGTCCCGACCCCGACGACGAACTCGTCGAGGTCAGCGCGGCGCTCGACCAGCTCGAAGACGCGTTCGACGACCTCGACGTGACTCGAGCGAACATGCAGCACAACATCGACCAGTTCCTCGAAACCCAGCGGGTCTACGACCGGGTCCAAGAGAACGGTCCGTCGATCCTCCCGATCACGGCCGTCGACGACGAGATCGTCGCGGAGGGGGAGTACCTCTCGTACGACGAACTGACCGCCGCAATCGGTGAGGGCGCCACGCCCCAGGAGGCCTGACAGATGGCACAGTCACAGACGCGACAGTCGACGGGCGCGCGAGAGATAGTCGAACCCGGCGGCGACGAGACCGAGTTCGTCTTCTTCAGCGGGAAGGGCGGCGTCGGCAAGAGCACCGTGAGCTGTGCGACCGCGACGTGGCTCGCGGACAACGACTACGAGACGCTCCTCGTCACGACCGACCCCGCGCCGAACCTCTCGGACATCTTCGGCCAGTCGATCGGCCACGAGGTCACCGCGATCGACGGGACCGAGAACCTCTCCGCGATCGAGATCGACCCGGACACCGCCGCCGAGGAGTACCGTCAAGAGACGATCGAGCCGATGCGGGAGCTGCTCGGGGAAGAGGAGATCCGGACGGTCGAAGAGCAGCTCAACAGCCCGTGCGTCGAGGAGATCGCCGCCTTCGACAACTTCGTCGACTTCATGGACAGCCCGGAGTACGACGTCGTCGTCTTCGACACGGCGCCGACGGGCCACACCATCCGGCTGATGGAGCTTCCCTCCGACTGGAACGCCGAACTGGAGAAGGGCGGCTCGACCTGCATCGGCCCGGCGGCCTCGATGGAGGACCGAAAGCGGGACTACGAGCGCGCCATCGACGCGCTTCAGGACGACGAGCGCACCTCCTTCGCGTTCGTCGGTAATCCCGAGGACTCCTCGATCGACGAGGTCGAACGCAGCGCGGGCGACCTCGCGGAACTCGGCATCGACTCGCAGCTACTGATCCTCAACGGCTACCTCCCCGAGTCGGTGTGTGAAGACCCCTTCTTCGAGGGGAAGCGGGCGGACGAACAGGCCGTCATCGAGCGCGCCCGCGAGGAGTTCGACGCGGACGCGACGGCGACCTACCCGCTCCAGCCCGGCGAGATCGCCGGTCTCGACCTGCTCCGAGACGTGGGCGGCGTCCTCTACGACGGCGACGAGGCGACCGTCGACGTCGGGGCGGCGACCGACGCGGACGCCGACGAGACGGTCGACTTCGATTCGATGGCGGACGCCGACGCGGTCGTCGACCGACTGACGCCCGGCGAGGAGACGCAGTACCTCTTTTTCACCGGGAAGGGCGGCGTCGGCAAGAGCACGGTCGCGGCGACGGCGGCGACGAAGCTCGCCGGGGCAGGCCACGAGACGCTCGTCGTCACGACCGACCCGGCCGCGCACCTAGAGGACATCTTCGGTGAGCCGGTGGGGCACGAGCCGACCTCGGTCGGCCGGGACAACCTCGACGCGGCCCGCATCGACCAGGAGGAGGCGCTCGCGGAGTACCGCGAGGGGGTCCTCGACCACGTCACCGAGATGTACGAGGAGAAGGAGGACGCCGAGATCGACGTCGACGCCGCGATCGCGAACGTCGAGGAGGAGCTGGAGTCGCCCTGCGCCGAGGAGATGGCCGCCCTCGAGAAGTTCGTGAGCTACTTCGACGAGGACGGCTACGACGTCGTCGTCTTCGACACGGCGCCGACGGGCCACACCCTCCGGCTGCTCGAACTCCCGTCCGACTGGAAGGGATTCATGGACCTCGGCTCGCTGACGAAAGGCGCCGCGCCCGCGAAGGGCGACCAGTACGACGAGGTCATCGAGATCATGAAAGACCCCGAGCGGAGCACCTTCGCGTTCGTGATGTACCCCGAGTACACGCCCATGATGGAGGCGTACCGCGCGGCCGCCGACCTGAGAGACCAGGTCGGAATCGAGACCTCGCTCGTCGTCGCGAACTATCTCCTCCCCGAGGAGTACGGTGACAACGCCTTCTTCGCGAACCGACGCGCGCAACAGGCGCGGTACCTCGACGAGATCCGCGACCGGTTCGACGCCCCGCTGATGCTCGCTCCGCTCCGTCGAGACGAACCGATCGGACTCGACGAGCTGAGCGCCTTCGGTGAGGAGGTTACCGGACTGGCCGACCTCGCCGGGGCGGACGCGCCGGAGGTGACCTCCTCGTGAGCGACGCGCAGGGTCCGGACGACGCGGCGGAACGCGTCGCGGACGCGTCCGCAAACGAAGACGTGGAGGCGAACGTCGAGGCGGCGCTCCGCGAGTTCCTCGACGTACTCGACCAGTCGGAGACGTACCAGCGGTTCGTCGCGGCCGACGAGGCGCTACAGGACGACGACGAAGCGATGGCGCTGCTCCGCGAGTACCGGCGAAAGCAACAGCAGATGCAGCGCGGCGGCTTCGACGAGTCGGTGATGAAGGAGCTGAAGCAGCTGCAGACCGAGATGTCGAACGACGAGACGATCCAGCGGCAGCAGGCCGCACAGGCCGACTTGGTGGAACTCCTCCGGCGGACGAGCGACGCCGTCAGCGGCGAGATCGGTGAGGAGTTCGCCCGGTCCACCGGAGGTGGGTGCTGTTGAGCGCCTCCGAGGAGAATTCCGGCGAAAACGAGGCCACCGACGAGGCGGTCGTCGCGGCCGCCGAAGCGCTCGGTGAGGAGCTCGCGGCGGCGAAGGAATCGTCGTCCGAGTTCGCGTTCGCGACGATGGTGACGCAGTGTAACGAGGCGATCGGCGACGAGACCGGGATCGACTACGGCAGCGTCTGCGGCGACGACGACGGCTGCTGTTAGCGGCGTTGTCGGACGCGGACTCAGTCGTCCACGGCGGTGGGAGCGGTCGGCGCCTCGGCCGGGGGTTCGGCACCCTCGGACTCCGACAGCGGCGTCCACTCCAACTCCGCCTCGTAATGGAAGGCGCGGTGGTCCCGCGTCGGGTCGACGACCGTCAGGGAGAGCCAGTCGTTGTCCAGCAGTTCGGCCACCGCCTCGTTGTCGGCCAGGACGTCGGTGACGCGGTCGACCGGCGCGTGAAGGACAGTCGAGAGGCGAAGGGGCTGGTGGTACGGCTCGTCGGTGGCCGCCATGACCGACTGGAGGGGCAGCCCGGTCATCAGGTCGCCGCCGTTACCCTGGTAGACGCCGACGTTGCCGACGGGGTTCTGGGTCACCTTCGACCCGCTTCCGTACGCCGCGTTGTCGACCGTCGAGAAGTAGTACTGCGCGTTGATCCACTGGGTGACGACCATCGGGCCGGAGAGGATCGCTTCGAGCGCGTCGCCGTCGGGATCGGCCGTCCAGTCGTACGAGTGAAGGAAGGCGCGTCCGTCGAGGTCGAGGTCGCTCGTCAGCCCGCGGGGACCGATCACGAACCCGGCGTTGCCGGCCAGTCCCCACTCCGGGCGCGTCTCGGCCCAGTCGCCGGCGCGGCGCTCCGCCTCGTTCACGGCGGTGGAGCCGTTGCCTCCAGTCGAACCGTCGTCGGTCGTCGCCCCGACGCGTTCGGCGGTCGCGTTCTCGCGCGCGGCGTCGAGGTCCGCGCGCAGCCGAGCGAGGTCGTCCGCGTGCGAATCGGGCACGTCGCCGTCGTACAGCTCGATCTCGTCGGTCGTCGTGTTGTGTTCGCCGGCGAGAAAGACGGTGTCGTCCGGCACGTCGTGGCCGCGCTCGCGCAGTCCCGCCATGACATCGGGGTCGTTACAGATCGCGGCGAGCACGCGGGCGCTCGGCCCGCCGGGGTTGCCGGCGCAGGCGCCGCAGTCCAGGCTCGAACCGTGGGGGTTGTTTGCCGTCTCGGCCGCGTGACCGGTGAAGACGACGAGCCGACCGAACTCCTTCCAGCCCATCAGATCGAAGGCGGTCGCGGCGTACTCGACCCGCTCGTCGCGGGTCAATCCGGCCGGGAGGCCCTCGCCGGAGTCGTCCCACCGGTGAACGCTCGGCTCGCAGAACTCGTGGTCGTCGGGCGCCGACTCGTCGGCCGCGGCGAGCAGGTCGGACGCCCGCTCGGGGACGAGCGTGCGGGCCGCGAGCGCGACCCCGTATCCGCTCCCGGCGCCCTCGACGAAGCTGAACGCGGTGGCCGGGTTGGACCGCAACGCCTCGATCACCTCGCCGGCGGCCTCGCGGAAGTCCGACCAGCGGTCGCGGTCGGCCCGCGTCGCCTCGTCGGTCGGAACCTCGGAAACGCGGTGTTGGGCGTCGACGATGGGGGGACAGGCGTCGACCGACACGTCGGAACCGTACCCGCGATACTCCATCGGGACGCCGAAGAAGCCGGCGTACCCGTGGGTCTCGTAGTCGCCGGTCGCCTCGACGTGACGCCGGATGACCTCCGAGCGCGTGTCGATACAGAAGACCAGCTGCGCGTCCGGGCGCGCCGAGTCGCCGTCGAGGGCCTCGCTCTCGGTCGCGACCCGTTCGACGAGCTCGCCGCGGTAGCTCGCTTCCCACGCGCTCAGGAACGCGTCGGCCAGCCCGTCCGCCGCCGCGGTCTCCGCGTCGTCCGGATCGGCGGCGGGGGCGACGTCGACGTCGAAGGCGTCGAGCAGCGCGAGCCGGACCGCGAGGTATCCTTCGAGCGTGATCGGGTGTTCGGACTGCCACGCGCCATCGTCCGCGGCGCGGCGCTTGATCAGCCCGGTCCACCCCGGGAGCGCGGCGAACTGCGCCTCGAAGACGGAGTTCCACCGGCCCTCGGGGACCGTCTCCAGCACGGACTCGACGGCCGCGACGGGCGACGCCGGGAGGTCGGTCGCGACGCCCTCCGGAATCCGACCGTCGTACGCGGCCACCGACCGGAACGCCTCGTAGAACCCGTCCTCCCGGTTCGGCATCGACCACTCGGTCTGCCCCTCGTCGAGGAACGCCGAGAGCCACTTCGTCAGCACGCGGTCGACGCGCTTCGCGTCCGAGCGCTCGGTTCCGTCGTCGCCCGTCGGATCCGCGGTCTCGTCGCTGACGGTCGCATCCCCGGTCTCGTTGCCGGTTTCCATCCGCTCCAGCAGGGTCCCGGGGTCGCCCTCGTACCCCTGATCGGCCAGTTCCGCGTCGAGCAGCTCGGGGTCGATCCGGCCGTCGTCGAGGGCCGCCCGGAACGTCTCCGGGCTCGGATAGCCGCGACCGCCGAGCAGGTCGGCCGCCCGAGGCACGGCCTCGGAGAACGGCTCGCCCTCGAAGCCGGAAAGCGGGTTGGCCGTCACGAACGAGTGGATCGGCCAGACCGACCCGACCGTGGTGGCGGCCTCGTCGATGCACTCTCTGATGGCGCGTTCAGTGCTCATTGTATTCCTCCGTGGCGGTCAACATCGTCTCCGGTGCGGGTTGCCCCGCGTTCAGCAACGCGACGTAGAGGCGCTCGCTCCGCTCGTGGACGCCCGTCTCGATCGCGACGTACGCCGCGAGGAAGGCGACGGCGACGAGCGCGTGAAGCGCGGTCAGTTCGGTCGACGCGGAGACCATCGGTAGTCCGGCGAGAACGCTCGAAACGGCCTCGTAGACGAGCGCGTAGCCCGCGATGGCCGGCAGGAAGACCAGCGGGATCGCGCCGTA
This window harbors:
- the hcsS gene encoding halo-CC-star protein HcsS — its product is MLLSASEENSGENEATDEAVVAAAEALGEELAAAKESSSEFAFATMVTQCNEAIGDETGIDYGSVCGDDDGCC
- a CDS encoding DUF2309 domain-containing protein, which translates into the protein MSTERAIRECIDEAATTVGSVWPIHSFVTANPLSGFEGEPFSEAVPRAADLLGGRGYPSPETFRAALDDGRIDPELLDAELADQGYEGDPGTLLERMETGNETGDATVSDETADPTGDDGTERSDAKRVDRVLTKWLSAFLDEGQTEWSMPNREDGFYEAFRSVAAYDGRIPEGVATDLPASPVAAVESVLETVPEGRWNSVFEAQFAALPGWTGLIKRRAADDGAWQSEHPITLEGYLAVRLALLDAFDVDVAPAADPDDAETAAADGLADAFLSAWEASYRGELVERVATESEALDGDSARPDAQLVFCIDTRSEVIRRHVEATGDYETHGYAGFFGVPMEYRGYGSDVSVDACPPIVDAQHRVSEVPTDEATRADRDRWSDFREAAGEVIEALRSNPATAFSFVEGAGSGYGVALAARTLVPERASDLLAAADESAPDDHEFCEPSVHRWDDSGEGLPAGLTRDERVEYAATAFDLMGWKEFGRLVVFTGHAAETANNPHGSSLDCGACAGNPGGPSARVLAAICNDPDVMAGLRERGHDVPDDTVFLAGEHNTTTDEIELYDGDVPDSHADDLARLRADLDAARENATAERVGATTDDGSTGGNGSTAVNEAERRAGDWAETRPEWGLAGNAGFVIGPRGLTSDLDLDGRAFLHSYDWTADPDGDALEAILSGPMVVTQWINAQYYFSTVDNAAYGSGSKVTQNPVGNVGVYQGNGGDLMTGLPLQSVMAATDEPYHQPLRLSTVLHAPVDRVTDVLADNEAVAELLDNDWLSLTVVDPTRDHRAFHYEAELEWTPLSESEGAEPPAEAPTAPTAVDD
- the arsA gene encoding arsenical pump-driving ATPase — protein: MAQSQTRQSTGAREIVEPGGDETEFVFFSGKGGVGKSTVSCATATWLADNDYETLLVTTDPAPNLSDIFGQSIGHEVTAIDGTENLSAIEIDPDTAAEEYRQETIEPMRELLGEEEIRTVEEQLNSPCVEEIAAFDNFVDFMDSPEYDVVVFDTAPTGHTIRLMELPSDWNAELEKGGSTCIGPAASMEDRKRDYERAIDALQDDERTSFAFVGNPEDSSIDEVERSAGDLAELGIDSQLLILNGYLPESVCEDPFFEGKRADEQAVIERAREEFDADATATYPLQPGEIAGLDLLRDVGGVLYDGDEATVDVGAATDADADETVDFDSMADADAVVDRLTPGEETQYLFFTGKGGVGKSTVAATAATKLAGAGHETLVVTTDPAAHLEDIFGEPVGHEPTSVGRDNLDAARIDQEEALAEYREGVLDHVTEMYEEKEDAEIDVDAAIANVEEELESPCAEEMAALEKFVSYFDEDGYDVVVFDTAPTGHTLRLLELPSDWKGFMDLGSLTKGAAPAKGDQYDEVIEIMKDPERSTFAFVMYPEYTPMMEAYRAAADLRDQVGIETSLVVANYLLPEEYGDNAFFANRRAQQARYLDEIRDRFDAPLMLAPLRRDEPIGLDELSAFGEEVTGLADLAGADAPEVTSS
- a CDS encoding metalloregulator ArsR/SmtB family transcription factor, whose protein sequence is MSSTDRLQRYVADECGSCTDEDLSKRLAELEELNESVGGSDLETDVDLLSALANETRYKIVRMLHAGESDELCVCELSPLLDVSDSAISHALSKLTDAGLVTRRKEGKWRMYRATPRANAVLVALDGSRSL
- the arsD gene encoding arsenite efflux transporter metallochaperone ArsD, whose translation is MTELTLYEEAMCCSTGVCGPDPDDELVEVSAALDQLEDAFDDLDVTRANMQHNIDQFLETQRVYDRVQENGPSILPITAVDDEIVAEGEYLSYDELTAAIGEGATPQEA
- the hcsL gene encoding halo-CC-star protein HcsL, which gives rise to MSDAQGPDDAAERVADASANEDVEANVEAALREFLDVLDQSETYQRFVAADEALQDDDEAMALLREYRRKQQQMQRGGFDESVMKELKQLQTEMSNDETIQRQQAAQADLVELLRRTSDAVSGEIGEEFARSTGGGCC